The genome window CAGCATCAGCAGCCATTTCagtaaaacatgtacatgtacatatcgcGTCGGCAGGTAACCACTTTTTGTCACAAAAAACACATGAAAACACGTTTATTCCGAGACGTCTGGGGAACACTATAGACCCCGCCCCTCCGCTTAATAAAACCCTGTAATGCATTATCATACATACATTTTTGAATCGCAGGTCAACCTCGATCCCATTGGCACCATTCTTCAGAGCCTTCTCCACGTGTTCTCTGCTGTTGGACAAGTGCTTCAGGATGAATAACGGTCTAACCTGAAGTCAGGACAGGAATGATGAAGTAGCCTAATACCTTTAGGCCTCACGGGTGGCGCTGATTGGCCAAATATATATGCCACAACTCATTACACTTGAGACCAATTAGCGCCACCACGTAACAGACTAATGATTAAGAGATGCTCAGGGTAGTCCATCGAAATACTAGTCGGCTGCGATCCACCTCTTGTAGTGGGGCGGACCAAGTCATGAATTCCTAAAGTGTAGATAACAGTGCATCCGAAACCGCTTGGTACAGCCAGTTGAGAAGAGACTTTGTTTGAACTGCGAGTGTAACAATGTAGAAGATGAAAAGCATCTGCTGCTGGAATGTTCTTTGTTTCTTCAGGTAGAAAGTGTACCTTCAGGAAATCAATAGTTTCACCAACCTACTTGCACAATGTTCATTATACATACTCTCCgtgttctttaaaaaaaaggacATGTATGTGAAATAGCCATCAATGTCAGAAATATCTGCACTTAAGGTCCCCACTTTTTACAATAATTCGTGGCTTGGATGAGCCCTTTAGCCAGAGGCCAATGTGGTCGGCCCAGCTATGTGGCCAATAATGGTTTAAATTTACGACAATGTATGGTGTATTTCAAAGACTTACCTTCCTTGCCGAGGCATTATACGCGAGCAACGCAACGAAAAATACGGCAAAGCGGGGCTGGAAAACCATATTGTAGAGTATCGGACGTCCCTCTGACCTTCACTGGGCCGACAGAATACGAAGTTATCCAGACTCCTGCGCAGTCCCGGAACAAGATTTATGGATTACGTCGTTAAATCACTACCAGCACAGACCACCATTTCGTTCACCATTTGGAGCAGATCATAGGCGCATGAAAATACCAGAATCCTAGTAATCGATCTATACGCTATCCGAATTGATCGGTACACACAACAGATTATCAACATAGTACTGGTGCCTGTTTATTTTTTTGTAGGTTAAGTGTCAGTAAGTCTGGAGTCCGATCGCTCGCAAAAATTGGTTGATTCTGGTATATTCTCGCCTGTGATGACACAATTCCATATTGGCAGGGAGAATCCtttgatctgcttggagaatgagcATAACGACGCGATGAACATGCGTAATAGTGCTTGATATGTGACAATACGTTGCGAAAACAGATTACTGTATTGTTAagtgatactacatgtacttggtaaCATCGACGGTCATCCAAGCAAACTGATTGGCATCATGTAACTTGCGTGAATTATAGGCGACGGCCATTCATCATCTGATTCATCCCTAGTAacgaatgatgaaaaaattacacTGACAACTGGTTTGTGTAACAAGagtgatatttttgtttttcactATTATTTTAACGcccgcagcgtgacgtcacgttTCTGGTCCACGGCTCCCAAAGACAAGGCCTGTAAAATTGAGATCGctgcatggagggctgactTGGGTCGAGCAGAGTCTTCCACTTCTCAATCGCGGGGCGGGCGAGGACGAGAATCAATTTTTCAATGTTATCTGGCCTAACAAGACTGCAGATGGCAAACCATCAGCATAACCATTATGCTTACGTAACGCATCGAGTCAACATGCTTCCATGGTTACTGTGATGTCATTGAGAGAGCTCCAGGGTGTTTTAAAATGTCTTTCGCACGCTTGACTTCCAATATGTTTAGTCCTGGCGTACCGCAAAACGTCAGAACGATAAAAATCAGCCCCGTCAACGTACACGAAGAGCCGATGATGAGTTGCCGGAGGTGATTACGATATCGAGAACGATAACACGCATCCATGGTGACTACACGTACAGAGTTATTATGGTCTACGTTGAAAGGAAAGCGGCTATAAGGTGTTTCAAAATTGTATTTAACACTTTTGATTTCCAATATACCCGGTACgccaaatgacaaaaatagcGTCAGCGCAGCCAATACGTATGATTACATAACATTTGACTCATGGTCTACACTCCAATTAAACGTACCTGGTCAAGATGATGCTTTAGCGAATCTTTTTTGTTCAACGTTCTCCATCAGATAGTCCTATTCTGCATGCATGCAATTCGGCGCACGTCGCTGCAATACAGATTGCTTTATCTGCGGCGGGATTCAAGAAAAACTCTAAACGAAAAGACGTtttctgtatatatatatatttatttctcATTGTAATACATGGTATGACAGTATCTGCTTGTCGAATTTTGTGAATGATCACTAGATGTTtcaatcaaaatacatgtatacgacGCGTCCTGCGAAATATTCCGTAagacttatatttgaattaaCTACGTGTTAAGTggtaattgtaaatgaaataCTATTATAAAATCGACCTCGCCTTAGTCGGGTTTATAATTGAGTTAGGGTacgtcatatttttcaaattaaaaatatACTATATATTCTTGGACCTCTTGTCTGTCGTCATACATCCCGGATTTAAAATTATCAGTAGGGTTTACGGCCCCTAAAATTACCACTGAAACAGAAGATGAGATGCATGTACCTCAACATGCAGTTGatattatcaagaataaatgcTTACAAGTAAGTAAGCGCAAGAATTAAAGGTGGTTTCGCACGACCTGCCTTTCAGCTTACTGTTTACATTTTCtagggcggtgaaaatgaactttTTCTTTTCCTGTCCGCGCCGGCGCAGATACGGGTCCGCaacagggttccattcagagACGTATGACTTGATAATGTATCGATTGCTTTGATACTGGAAGGGTATTGTATTGCTCGTGCGAAATTTgcgaatattttgaaaaataacacaGCTGTAGCACTGTCGCAATCGCATTTAGTGGAAACCTATCCTTAAACTGCATGCGACTCATTGGGTGACTTGCTCAAAGCATGCGATGTTTTGGGTGCAGTGATGCGGCGTGAAATTACAAAGCACTTTGCCGCATGTTGTATCGACGCGCAGAAAATAATAGAAACTTACGGCGGAGAATAGTTACAGACGACTATCTGCATGCCTTTATTTGATTCGCAGTACGTGAACGCGCAGCCCACTTCCTTGGTAGTCGCCCACACCAtctgaaaaaatgaaagaaagagTGTTAAAGTGCGGTCCTCTATATTGGTTTCTATTACTAGAGGATATGTACTACATCCTCCAATCGACATCATGATTGCACTACGCAGTCTGCAGACGAGATTTATTGTCGAGGTTGATTATCCTGAGCTTTTTTTATTCCTTCGATATTGTTCTACTCGGTTGTTTAAAAATAAGTTTAGTCACTAAGTTGACGTCAACTTTAACTTGGCTGCGCTTAATCTTACGAACGTAactgagaagaagaaaaaactaaGTTAAAGTCATCATAAGACTGTTCAGGTTCTAGTTTGAAACTCCTACCTCGTATTGGCGGACTATATATATTGAACACAACTAGTGCTAGGATGAGTTAAAGGTTACGATGTCATAACTATTTTTGAGCAACCAGGCACAGATTACGAATATGTCCAGTTTTTCATGGATTTCTGTTTACCGTACCGCTGTGTAATGGCCACATGCCTTCCCTTTGGGTAAACATTTATTCGTTTCGTGGAAGTAACGTGACTTCTCAGAGGCCCAGGCCTTTGCGGCGGTCCTTCCAATGGTGGCCATGTTGTAACGCCAAGCAGCGAAGATATTCTCTCCACTCTTCTTGGAACGCAAGTCAGTTCCATTACGATGTTTGAAAACGCAATTGTCGGCCCATTCCTGAGCGTATCCTTCCAGGGTTTCGCTCCAAACCTAAGAAGAGGGGGTATCACGTCATTTATACCTGCCATGTACTGTAAAATTCTGTGCCGTCCTTCGTGCTTGCCGTCGCGTCGACAGCAAaaacatacaatgtatacagGTACACCCTGAATGCGATTGCGGAAGTGCACGCGGCGAAGTTTTCTTCCATCGCACATGCGAAGGCGTCAATCGTTCAGAAAAAGAGCGATTTTGGCACTGCGACCTGCGACGTAGCCATGATTATATGACGATTGCAAATATAGGCCACCGATCGGTTAAATCGCGATCTAGCGTTATGTTGTCAAAAGCTCGCAGGATGGCAGCAACGAAAATCGTTCTTGCGGAGCGTTCAGAGAATACATGAACGTCTATACACACAATGCGATTGCGACAATAATGCAAAAATCGCACCCGCTCTCAAATTCATACGAAGTTGCGTCAAATCGCATCCAATGCAAGAACGCGATTTTGACATCGAGCTTTGCCATTCACTGGCACGCCCACTGCACCAAATGCAGATATTGCATGCGTTGTGAACTTCATGCGAAATCCAGTCAAATCGCATAGATTGATTACCTACATGTAGCCTGCATACCCTATAAACGTACACACTGAACGCGATTTGACAAATAATTGAGATGGTCTTCACCTGTTGCATAAAATGCCCTGACGATGAGAAAGTTGATATGCCCAGTGAAACTTTTTCGTATACATACACGTACTATGCGTTTTACTTACTAAATTTGACATGCCTGACTCCGTCTTCTGGCGCACTAGGTTGTGTTCAGTCAACATTTGTTGCTGAAAGGCCTCCTTGGCCGCAGTGTCCCAGTCGGCGCAGGCCATCCCGAAAACAAAGAGTAGGAACGCAAATGTCTTGAATATCATCTTGTGGTGTCTGCAAACGTGTTCTGCTTTGATTTTAGCTGTGTCCGGTATATGGGCATACTCCTGGACCATGGAGAAAATACTCTATTAAATACAACTTCTAGactaagggaccatctcaaaaaaAACCAAAGCCACGAAAGACAGTTGGTTTTCGTTTGGTGTTGTTCTGTGGTGAAGAATTTAAAATCGATAAAGCAGGCGATCGTCACAAAGTCAACACTCTATTTCGGCCGGGTCAAGAATCTGGAGTTATTCACCAAGGACTTGAAATAAAATCGTAAACGAGGATTCGTCTGATTCGCTTTCAGAAAATGCCCTTTCAGAGGTTAAACATATGCATGCATACGAAAAATACTAGATCCTAAAATCATCGCgctcaaaatatttttaacgCAGGTTTTTATATCATTTTCGGCTAATATTATCAAAACGAAACGTTTTGAAGTTCATTGGTGGATACTGTTTTTATAACATGAATAGGACGACGGTAGACTGCCCAATGCACCGATCCGCACAAAAACTGATCGCTGCACGGAGGGCTCACATGAGATAGAAATTTGAATGGGCGTGATAATtttgtcagattttgattttttcatgatatatATTTGCAAGTTGATGATGGAAACAAGTACACGGTATACTGTAGAGTAGGGGGTTAATTCAGAGCCAATTAAGTATCgtgattactggtggtccaggaaaatagaaatgcagttatacacaatgccgtagtgcagttatcatccATACCaattagctgaaacttggtattcatagta of Lineus longissimus chromosome 17, tnLinLong1.2, whole genome shotgun sequence contains these proteins:
- the LOC135501819 gene encoding uncharacterized protein LOC135501819; translated protein: MIFKTFAFLLFVFGMACADWDTAAKEAFQQQMLTEHNLVRQKTESGMSNLVWSETLEGYAQEWADNCVFKHRNGTDLRSKKSGENIFAAWRYNMATIGRTAAKAWASEKSRYFHETNKCLPKGKACGHYTAMVWATTKEVGCAFTYCESNKGMQIVVCNYSPPGNFRGRKPY